The region TATGAATTGTTTCACAAAATGGCTTATGAAGAACATATTGACCTTAGTAAGCTTAGAATAATAAAACTTGATGAATGGCTTGGAGTAAAAAATGAAGATCCTGCTACAAGTGAATTCTATATAAGAAAAAATATAATTAAACCATTAATGATTAAAGAGGAAAATTATATTGGTTTTAACGCCAGCGTAGAAGATGGTGAAGCAGAAAGCAGTAGAATAAATAATATTTTGAAAAAGTGCGGTCCTATTGACTTGTGTATATTAGGATTGGGAAAGAACGGCCATCTTGGTTTAAATGAGCCTGGTGAATATCTATTACCATATTCTCATGTTACTAAGCTTACAGAGAAGAGTAAGACTCATGATATGCTTAAGAAAACAGATGCTGTTGTAAACTATGGCATAACACTTGGAATAAAGGATATATTATCATCAAATAAAATTTTGTTTATGGTGTCAGGCGATGAGAAAAAAGAGGCATTTAATGCTTTTTTAGAGAAAAAAATAAGAAGCAGTTTACCTGCATCTATGTTATGGCTTCATGATAATGTTGTGTGTGTATTTGAGAGTAAATGTAAATAGTTAGTTTTTAGGATATCAGTGAAAACGCTGGTATCTT is a window of Clostridium pasteurianum DNA encoding:
- a CDS encoding galactosamine-6-phosphate isomerase, producing the protein MKKIVNGLNFIEAEDYKKLSEISAKQMIECVKEKPNALICIATGASPKLAYELFHKMAYEEHIDLSKLRIIKLDEWLGVKNEDPATSEFYIRKNIIKPLMIKEENYIGFNASVEDGEAESSRINNILKKCGPIDLCILGLGKNGHLGLNEPGEYLLPYSHVTKLTEKSKTHDMLKKTDAVVNYGITLGIKDILSSNKILFMVSGDEKKEAFNAFLEKKIRSSLPASMLWLHDNVVCVFESKCK